A window of the Bacillus sp. E(2018) genome harbors these coding sequences:
- a CDS encoding acetyl-CoA C-acetyltransferase, producing the protein MLKEAVIVAGARTAVGKAKKGSFAHMRPDELAAVTIKETLKRAGDYNGEIDDLIIGCAVPEAEQGMNMARLIGARAGLPETVPAITINRFCSSGLQSIAYGAEKIMLGAAEAILAGGAESMSLVPVVGHVVKPNPYLVETVPQYYMGMGHTAEEVARRFGISRQDQDEFAVRSHQKAAAAIKEGKFNDEIVPVHVMKRWLDEQSKLVEKEIAVSVDEGVRAGTTVDVLSKLRPAFTPTGSVTAGNSSQTSDGAATVLVMNREKAEAEGLTPLLKFRSFAVAGVAPDIMGVGPVAAIPKALKMAGLEISDIGLFELNEAFASQSVQVIRELNLPEDKVNVNGGAIALGHPLGCSGTKLTLTLLHEMKRRNEQFGVVTMCIGGGMGAAGVFELVG; encoded by the coding sequence ATGTTAAAAGAGGCAGTAATAGTAGCAGGTGCTAGAACAGCGGTTGGTAAAGCGAAAAAAGGTTCTTTTGCACATATGAGACCAGACGAACTAGCAGCGGTAACCATCAAAGAAACGTTGAAGCGTGCAGGTGATTATAACGGAGAGATCGATGATTTGATCATCGGATGTGCCGTTCCTGAAGCAGAACAAGGGATGAACATGGCTCGACTGATCGGTGCTAGAGCTGGATTGCCTGAAACTGTACCAGCGATTACAATCAACCGCTTCTGTTCATCAGGTTTGCAAAGTATCGCATATGGTGCAGAAAAAATCATGCTCGGAGCAGCTGAAGCCATTCTTGCAGGCGGAGCTGAATCGATGAGTCTTGTTCCTGTAGTAGGTCATGTTGTAAAGCCTAACCCTTACTTAGTTGAAACGGTGCCGCAATATTACATGGGAATGGGTCATACAGCAGAAGAAGTAGCGAGACGTTTTGGTATCTCAAGGCAAGATCAAGATGAATTTGCCGTTAGAAGTCATCAAAAAGCAGCAGCTGCGATTAAAGAAGGTAAGTTTAACGACGAGATCGTTCCTGTACATGTTATGAAACGCTGGTTAGACGAACAATCAAAGCTAGTTGAAAAAGAGATTGCTGTGTCGGTTGATGAAGGTGTACGTGCTGGAACAACCGTTGATGTACTTAGCAAACTTCGCCCTGCATTCACACCGACTGGTTCTGTAACAGCGGGGAACTCTTCACAAACGAGTGATGGCGCTGCAACGGTTCTTGTTATGAATAGAGAAAAAGCAGAAGCAGAAGGTTTAACACCATTGTTGAAATTCCGTTCTTTTGCAGTGGCTGGTGTAGCTCCAGACATTATGGGAGTCGGTCCTGTAGCAGCTATTCCGAAAGCATTAAAAATGGCAGGATTAGAAATTTCGGACATCGGCTTGTTCGAGTTGAACGAGGCATTTGCTTCCCAAAGCGTTCAAGTCATTCGTGAGCTGAACCTTCCAGAAGATAAGGTAAACGTAAATGGTGGTGCGATTGCACTAGGCCACCCGCTAGGTTGCTCAGGAACAAAACTTACATTAACTCTTTTACACGAGATGAAGCGTCGTAATGAACAGTTCGGAGTTGTAACGATGTGTATCGGCGGTGGAATGGGAGCAGCAGGCGTATTTGAACTAGTAGGATAA
- a CDS encoding YusG family protein has protein sequence MNQDRRDVTSRVFGKMKGGSMSLYLDKDEIGQIRFTNQGNMYEMAEGFEFDADKIYKREKPVELPNPSKYVDECDKGWC, from the coding sequence ATGAACCAAGATAGACGAGATGTAACATCAAGGGTTTTTGGTAAAATGAAGGGTGGATCTATGTCCCTTTATTTGGATAAGGATGAAATTGGGCAGATCCGCTTTACAAACCAAGGAAACATGTATGAGATGGCTGAGGGTTTTGAATTTGATGCTGACAAGATTTATAAACGTGAAAAGCCTGTAGAATTACCGAATCCATCAAAATATGTGGATGAATGTGATAAAGGTTGGTGCTGA
- a CDS encoding general stress protein, with protein sequence MAKTEPKMSRADAGRLGGEKTAKSRGKEFYQQIGKKGGTSTSKKHSTTFFQEIGRKGGSSTSNTHNKTFYQEIGKKGGTATSQNQDKSFYQKIGSKGGSAERNKLN encoded by the coding sequence ATGGCAAAAACAGAACCAAAAATGAGCCGAGCTGATGCAGGCAGATTAGGCGGAGAAAAAACAGCCAAATCACGCGGGAAAGAATTTTATCAACAGATCGGAAAAAAGGGCGGTACCTCCACATCAAAAAAACATAGCACTACTTTTTTTCAAGAAATCGGTAGAAAAGGTGGCAGTTCGACCTCTAACACTCACAATAAGACGTTCTATCAAGAAATCGGAAAAAAAGGAGGTACGGCTACTTCCCAAAATCAAGATAAAAGTTTCTATCAAAAGATCGGATCTAAAGGCGGAAGTGCCGAACGAAACAAACTAAATTAA
- a CDS encoding MetQ/NlpA family ABC transporter substrate-binding protein, whose amino-acid sequence MKKVLSVLVLTVLVAALAACGNKTEGGISDEKIVVGASNVPHAEILEEAKPLLKEKGIELEIKTFQDYVLPNKSLDEKEIGANYFQHVPYLESQMKDHGYKFENAGGIHLEPIGIYSKKYKSLDELPEGATIIMSNSVADHGRMLGLLEKEGLIKVKEGAGAEAQIKDVVENPKKLKFKADVDAGMLPKAYKNGEGDAVLINTNYAIDAGLNPQKDAIALEGSDSPFVNIIAVREGDKDKKSVKALVEALRSKEIQDFIKKKYEGAVVPVTK is encoded by the coding sequence ATGAAAAAAGTATTATCTGTTCTTGTATTAACCGTTCTTGTTGCAGCACTGGCTGCTTGCGGGAACAAAACAGAAGGTGGGATCAGCGACGAGAAAATCGTAGTAGGTGCATCAAACGTACCACATGCTGAAATCCTGGAAGAAGCAAAACCTCTTTTGAAAGAAAAAGGGATTGAACTTGAGATCAAAACGTTCCAAGATTATGTACTGCCGAACAAATCTTTAGATGAAAAAGAAATCGGAGCGAACTACTTTCAGCACGTTCCTTATTTAGAGTCTCAAATGAAAGATCATGGATACAAGTTCGAGAATGCGGGTGGCATCCACCTTGAGCCGATCGGTATCTATTCAAAAAAATATAAATCTCTTGACGAACTGCCTGAAGGCGCAACGATCATCATGTCTAACTCTGTAGCTGATCATGGCCGTATGCTTGGCTTACTTGAAAAAGAAGGCTTAATCAAAGTAAAAGAAGGTGCTGGCGCAGAAGCACAAATTAAGGATGTTGTAGAAAACCCTAAGAAGCTTAAATTTAAAGCTGATGTTGATGCAGGAATGCTGCCGAAAGCATACAAGAACGGTGAAGGTGATGCGGTTCTAATTAACACAAACTACGCGATTGATGCAGGATTAAATCCTCAAAAAGATGCGATCGCATTAGAAGGTTCTGATTCTCCATTCGTAAACATCATCGCGGTTCGTGAGGGAGATAAAGATAAGAAATCTGTTAAAGCTCTAGTAGAAGCTCTACGTTCTAAAGAGATTCAAGATTTCATTAAGAAGAAATATGAAGGCGCAGTAGTGCCTGTAACGAAATAA
- a CDS encoding PQQ-dependent sugar dehydrogenase, producing MKKSWYSLLTACCLISGCSPLNKDEVSQSSKDTVTKNLNIPWQINSTPKQMWISERTGGLVLLGTKQKKTSYSPKFSEALADGGEGGFLGFLLDRNFDSNNIAYGYYTYEKSGRLINRVVEMRFENEEWQESRILLDDIPGGYTHNGGRMEWGPDQKLYITTGDSGEEDLSQSLKSLAGKILRINKDGSVPQDNPFYPSPIYTYGHRNPQGMTWDEKGTMFAAEHGSSNYDEINKIEAGKNYGWPIIRGDEKKNGLQSPWIHSGDDTWAPSGIDYQNGSLYVAALRGESVMKVSTSTKKITTIVSNEGRIRDILIEDNKMYSVTNNRDGRGQPSDDDDVLLSVSLEKVME from the coding sequence ATGAAAAAAAGTTGGTACAGTCTTTTAACTGCCTGTTGCTTAATAAGTGGTTGTAGTCCTTTAAATAAAGATGAAGTAAGTCAATCATCTAAAGATACCGTCACCAAAAATTTAAATATTCCTTGGCAGATAAACAGCACCCCGAAACAAATGTGGATCAGTGAACGCACTGGGGGGCTTGTTTTACTAGGGACAAAACAAAAAAAGACCTCTTATTCCCCAAAATTTTCAGAAGCATTGGCTGATGGCGGGGAAGGAGGTTTTCTTGGTTTTCTTTTAGACCGAAATTTTGACAGTAATAACATCGCTTACGGGTATTATACGTATGAAAAATCGGGTCGTTTAATCAATCGAGTGGTTGAAATGCGCTTTGAGAATGAAGAGTGGCAAGAAAGTAGAATCCTTCTTGACGATATTCCCGGTGGTTACACACACAATGGGGGAAGAATGGAATGGGGACCCGATCAAAAGCTTTATATTACAACGGGAGATAGTGGAGAAGAAGATCTCTCTCAAAGTTTAAAAAGCCTAGCAGGAAAAATTCTAAGAATAAATAAGGATGGTTCTGTTCCACAAGATAATCCATTCTATCCTTCTCCGATCTATACATATGGTCATCGTAATCCACAAGGAATGACATGGGATGAAAAAGGGACCATGTTTGCTGCTGAGCATGGTTCATCAAATTATGATGAGATTAATAAAATTGAAGCAGGTAAAAATTACGGGTGGCCAATTATTCGCGGTGATGAAAAAAAGAATGGCTTACAGTCACCATGGATTCACTCGGGTGATGATACGTGGGCACCTTCTGGCATCGACTACCAAAATGGGTCCTTGTATGTCGCTGCATTGCGAGGGGAAAGTGTTATGAAAGTTAGCACTTCAACTAAAAAGATAACCACAATTGTTTCCAATGAAGGGCGAATTCGTGATATCCTTATTGAGGATAACAAAATGTATAGTGTAACGAATAACAGAGATGGAAGAGGACAGCCATCAGATGACGATGATGTGTTGCTAAGTGTATCACTAGAAAAAGTAATGGAGTAA
- the gcvH gene encoding glycine cleavage system protein GcvH, whose amino-acid sequence MEFPKELRYSEEHEWTKTEEGNKVRIGITAFAQDELGDIVFVELPEVGDELTADEPFGSVESVKTVSELYAPVSGKVVEVNADLDDSPELVNESPYEKAWMVVVELSDASEVEKLMTAEQYEELIKED is encoded by the coding sequence ATGGAATTTCCAAAAGAATTACGCTATTCAGAAGAGCACGAGTGGACAAAAACAGAAGAAGGCAATAAAGTTCGTATCGGTATTACAGCATTCGCTCAAGACGAACTAGGTGATATCGTGTTCGTTGAACTTCCTGAAGTTGGTGACGAACTTACTGCGGACGAGCCTTTCGGAAGCGTAGAATCGGTTAAGACTGTTTCTGAATTATATGCGCCTGTCTCTGGAAAAGTTGTAGAAGTAAATGCAGACCTTGATGATAGCCCTGAACTTGTTAACGAGTCTCCGTATGAAAAAGCTTGGATGGTTGTTGTAGAACTTTCAGATGCTTCTGAGGTTGAAAAGTTAATGACTGCTGAACAGTACGAAGAATTAATCAAAGAAGATTAA
- a CDS encoding carboxymuconolactone decarboxylase family protein → MKQEEQPLPGSNSTQYHLIRYKEGLGKYNENMPELTHAYNEFTRHCFKEGEISEKYKQLIALGISIYSQDEYCIIYHTKGCLDQGCSENEILEAVGVSAAFGGGAAMSQGVTLVQECIMELNKPRH, encoded by the coding sequence ATGAAACAAGAAGAGCAGCCGCTACCAGGATCGAATTCAACGCAATATCACCTTATCCGCTATAAAGAAGGCTTAGGAAAATACAATGAGAACATGCCTGAACTTACACATGCTTATAATGAATTTACCCGCCATTGTTTTAAAGAGGGTGAGATCTCAGAGAAGTATAAGCAGCTGATCGCTTTGGGTATAAGCATCTATTCACAAGATGAATATTGCATCATCTATCATACAAAAGGATGTTTAGATCAAGGGTGTTCAGAAAATGAAATCCTTGAGGCTGTAGGAGTTTCTGCTGCATTTGGTGGTGGAGCCGCTATGAGTCAAGGTGTGACCCTTGTTCAAGAGTGTATTATGGAATTAAATAAACCGCGTCATTAA
- a CDS encoding methionine ABC transporter permease, producing MLSTWFPNVQWDVLLEATKETLYMSAISVVITFFLGLALGLALFLTSPGNLWGNKFLNSVIAIIVNVFRSIPFIILIILLIPFTRLIVGTMLGAEAALPALIVGAAPFYARMVEIALREINKGVIEAAKSMGATNAQIIFKVLIPESTPALVSGITVTAIALVSYTAMAGVVGAGGLGNLAYMEGYQRDNADVTLISTALILVIVFVIQWIGDRITTSLDKR from the coding sequence ATGCTTAGTACATGGTTCCCGAATGTACAGTGGGACGTTCTATTAGAAGCGACAAAAGAAACATTATATATGTCTGCTATCTCAGTGGTGATTACATTCTTTCTAGGGCTTGCTCTTGGATTGGCGTTATTTTTAACGTCTCCTGGAAACCTATGGGGAAATAAGTTTTTAAATAGCGTCATTGCCATAATCGTTAACGTGTTTCGATCGATTCCGTTTATTATCTTAATCATCTTGTTGATTCCTTTCACACGCTTGATCGTAGGAACGATGCTTGGCGCTGAAGCCGCACTTCCTGCCCTAATCGTAGGAGCTGCACCATTTTATGCACGTATGGTTGAGATCGCTTTGAGAGAGATTAATAAAGGGGTTATCGAAGCGGCCAAATCGATGGGTGCTACAAACGCTCAGATCATATTTAAAGTTCTTATTCCAGAAAGTACACCGGCACTTGTTTCAGGAATCACTGTTACGGCAATTGCACTTGTAAGTTATACGGCTATGGCTGGAGTTGTTGGTGCTGGTGGTTTAGGAAACTTGGCTTACATGGAAGGTTACCAAAGAGACAATGCAGATGTTACATTGATTTCAACAGCATTGATCTTAGTTATTGTCTTTGTCATCCAGTGGATTGGTGATCGAATTACAACTTCGTTAGATAAGAGATAA
- a CDS encoding methionine ABC transporter ATP-binding protein, whose protein sequence is MINLQSVRKVFQTKDGEVKAVDTVDLNIKQGEIYGIIGYSGAGKSTLIRILNMLERPTSGTVTIGGKNMSELSSKKLREARQEISMIFQHFNLLWSRTVRENIAFPLEIAGYPKAKIKQRVDELIDLVGLEGRGGSYPSQLSGGQKQRVGIARALANEPKVLLCDEATSALDPKTTDSILDLLVEINQKLDLTIVLITHEMHVIRKICHRVAVMEQGRVVEEGDVLNVFKNPTEPITKDFVKQVTEPEETVDTIKQFISEFPEGRIVQLTFIGGRAGQPLITELIRKYEVDVNILQGKITQTQNGPYGTLFIQIKGTESALARAMEFLNSVQVEVEVIHNA, encoded by the coding sequence TTGATTAATTTACAGTCAGTCCGTAAAGTCTTTCAAACCAAAGATGGTGAAGTAAAGGCTGTTGATACGGTAGATTTAAACATAAAGCAAGGAGAAATATACGGAATCATCGGTTACAGTGGTGCTGGTAAAAGTACACTGATCCGAATCCTTAACATGCTAGAGCGTCCGACAAGCGGTACGGTTACGATTGGCGGCAAAAACATGTCCGAGCTGTCATCGAAGAAGTTAAGAGAAGCAAGACAAGAAATCTCCATGATTTTTCAGCACTTTAACTTATTATGGTCTCGTACCGTAAGAGAGAACATTGCTTTTCCTCTTGAAATCGCGGGTTACCCAAAAGCTAAGATCAAACAGCGCGTTGATGAGTTAATCGATCTCGTTGGGTTGGAAGGTCGTGGAGGTTCCTATCCGTCACAACTAAGTGGTGGGCAAAAACAGCGTGTAGGTATTGCGCGTGCTCTTGCAAATGAGCCGAAAGTTCTTTTATGTGATGAAGCAACTTCAGCACTTGATCCTAAAACAACTGACAGCATTCTAGACCTGCTTGTTGAGATCAATCAAAAATTAGATCTGACAATCGTTCTTATTACCCATGAGATGCATGTGATCAGAAAGATCTGTCACCGTGTAGCAGTTATGGAGCAGGGTAGAGTGGTAGAAGAAGGCGATGTATTAAATGTTTTCAAAAACCCGACAGAACCAATCACGAAGGATTTTGTGAAACAAGTAACAGAACCAGAAGAAACGGTAGATACGATTAAACAATTTATTTCTGAATTTCCTGAAGGTCGAATCGTTCAGCTGACTTTTATCGGTGGACGAGCTGGTCAGCCGTTAATTACGGAACTGATTCGTAAGTATGAAGTGGATGTTAATATTCTTCAAGGTAAGATTACACAGACTCAGAATGGACCTTATGGGACTTTGTTTATACAGATAAAAGGTACAGAATCTGCACTAGCTCGTGCTATGGAATTCTTAAACAGTGTGCAGGTTGAAGTAGAGGTGATTCATAATGCTTAG
- the sigI gene encoding RNA polymerase sigma-I factor: MASLNLNAVFPIAKNKLSSNKLTSIEDKVLTIQERDDEKLRNELIGDYQPFIKKVTSKVCSQYIDRTMDEFSVGLFAFNEAIDQYQEGQGSRFLSFADMVIRRRVIDYIRKEVRQNRLIFLQPDEEDEEGRLEESYAEQKAAMDHFEDQIQVENRVYEIEEYQKLLKTFGLNFKVLSKHCPKHVDARENAKEIARLLAENEELAAFLKEKKQLPIKDLLNMVSCSRKTIERNRKYIIAVSLIYLGDFQALKSYIQP, from the coding sequence ATGGCATCTTTAAACTTAAATGCAGTATTTCCGATTGCAAAAAATAAATTATCGAGCAATAAATTAACCAGCATAGAAGATAAAGTCCTAACGATCCAAGAAAGAGACGATGAGAAACTTAGAAATGAACTTATTGGTGATTACCAGCCATTCATTAAAAAAGTAACTTCTAAAGTGTGCAGTCAATATATAGATCGTACGATGGACGAGTTTAGTGTAGGTCTTTTTGCTTTCAACGAAGCGATTGATCAATACCAAGAAGGGCAGGGCAGCCGTTTCTTGTCTTTTGCTGATATGGTTATCAGACGCAGAGTTATTGATTATATCCGTAAAGAAGTCCGTCAGAACAGACTGATTTTTCTACAACCAGATGAAGAAGATGAAGAAGGCCGTTTAGAAGAAAGTTACGCAGAGCAAAAAGCTGCAATGGATCATTTTGAAGACCAGATTCAAGTTGAGAACCGTGTGTATGAGATTGAAGAGTACCAAAAGTTATTAAAAACGTTTGGATTAAACTTTAAAGTACTAAGCAAGCACTGTCCAAAACATGTGGATGCACGTGAAAATGCAAAAGAGATCGCTCGTCTTTTGGCTGAGAATGAAGAACTTGCCGCGTTTTTAAAAGAAAAAAAGCAATTACCAATAAAAGATTTATTAAATATGGTATCCTGTAGTCGTAAAACCATAGAGAGAAATCGAAAGTATATAATAGCAGTTTCACTTATATATTTAGGCGATTTTCAAGCGCTGAAATCATACATTCAGCCATAA
- a CDS encoding toprim domain-containing protein, protein MNEIKNKVIIVEGKSDKDKLAAILDEPVEIICTNGTLGLDKLEELALAIEDRDVYILVDADDAGHKLRKQLQRELPNAEHLYINKMYREVAKTPLMYLAKVLVGAHFNIQKNCLG, encoded by the coding sequence ATGAATGAAATCAAAAACAAAGTAATCATTGTCGAAGGTAAATCAGATAAGGATAAGTTAGCTGCAATCCTGGATGAACCGGTTGAAATTATTTGTACGAATGGAACTTTAGGTTTGGATAAATTAGAAGAGCTGGCATTAGCCATAGAAGATCGAGATGTTTATATCCTGGTCGATGCAGATGATGCTGGTCATAAACTAAGAAAACAACTGCAACGTGAATTACCGAATGCGGAGCATTTATATATTAATAAGATGTACAGAGAAGTTGCAAAAACACCTCTGATGTACCTCGCTAAGGTATTGGTAGGTGCACATTTTAATATTCAAAAGAATTGTTTAGGATAA
- a CDS encoding arsenate reductase family protein, translating into MLLKVYEYPKCSTCQKAKKWLKENDVAFEPIHIVENPPSADELKKLIDLSGLEIKKFFNTSGMKYRELGMKEKMKTATEEELLEILASDGMLIKRPIATNGKEVTVGFKEEQYENTWKK; encoded by the coding sequence ATGCTACTGAAAGTGTATGAATATCCAAAGTGCTCAACTTGCCAAAAAGCAAAAAAATGGCTAAAAGAAAACGATGTAGCCTTTGAGCCTATACATATTGTGGAGAACCCGCCTTCTGCTGATGAACTGAAGAAACTGATTGATCTTAGTGGATTAGAGATCAAAAAATTCTTTAATACGAGCGGCATGAAGTATCGTGAGTTGGGTATGAAAGAGAAGATGAAAACAGCTACAGAAGAAGAACTGCTTGAAATCTTAGCCAGTGATGGCATGCTGATCAAAAGGCCGATCGCAACAAATGGCAAAGAGGTTACAGTAGGCTTTAAAGAAGAGCAGTACGAAAACACGTGGAAAAAATAA
- a CDS encoding thioredoxin family protein gives MKEITRKNWDTVIEQSLHSPYFLYLETPLCGTCKMGKKMFEVAVETIRVQKNDHIAVGVSNINEMPELAAKYGVTSVPCLLILSRGIAIDRIYALQSAGNIYNSMLKLVEKEFKG, from the coding sequence ATGAAGGAAATCACTCGGAAAAATTGGGATACCGTTATCGAACAATCTCTGCATAGCCCGTACTTCTTATATCTTGAGACTCCGCTTTGCGGAACTTGTAAGATGGGTAAGAAGATGTTTGAGGTCGCAGTCGAAACGATACGTGTTCAAAAAAACGATCATATAGCAGTAGGTGTTAGCAATATTAATGAGATGCCGGAGCTTGCAGCGAAATATGGGGTAACGAGCGTACCATGTTTACTCATACTTTCAAGAGGAATTGCAATTGATCGCATTTATGCGCTTCAATCTGCGGGAAATATCTATAATTCCATGTTAAAACTAGTGGAAAAGGAATTTAAAGGATGA
- a CDS encoding acyl-CoA dehydrogenase family protein, translated as MSNTAEKQIIGGSFLIEDISAADIYTPEDFSEEHLMIAKTTEDFVVKEVVPQLEKMEDHDFTVSRKLLTKAGELGLLGADVPEEYGGLGLDKISSSLITEKFARGRGFSISYGAHVGIGSLPIVLFGNEEQKKKYLPELATGEKIAAYALTEPGSGSDALGARTTAKLNAEGTHYVLNGEKQWITNSAFADVFVVYAKIDGEQFTAFIVERDYQGVSTGPEEKKMGIKSSSTRTLILEDVEVPKENLLWEAGKGHLIAFNILNIGRYKLALGCVGAAKRAFEVSVKYANERQQFKRKISSFSLIQEKLANMAIQTYAAESSVYRTVGLFENRLGTLSEEKQKDGRELAKAIAEYAIECSLNKVSASEVLDYVVDEGVQIHGGYGFMSEYEIEGAYRDSRINRIFEGTNEINRLLVPGTLVKKAMKNELPLIQKATQLQQELMMLMPVEVGTESLDQEKYLVSMAKKIFLMTAGLTVQKFGPKLEQEQEVLSNLADIISEVYNMESVLLRTEKAIERSGAEKAKQKLLYTEVYCQEAFNRIEAHAKESIIAVEEGDMLRMMLSALKKLTRHTPINVIKKKRELAVQLLEEERYIV; from the coding sequence ATGTCGAATACAGCAGAAAAACAAATCATTGGTGGAAGCTTTTTAATAGAAGACATTTCAGCAGCAGATATTTATACACCTGAGGATTTTTCAGAAGAACATTTGATGATCGCGAAAACAACGGAAGATTTTGTAGTGAAAGAGGTTGTTCCTCAACTCGAAAAGATGGAAGATCACGATTTTACCGTTTCCAGAAAGTTATTAACAAAAGCGGGAGAACTAGGACTTTTAGGAGCAGATGTACCTGAAGAGTATGGCGGCTTAGGTCTGGATAAGATTTCTTCTTCACTCATTACTGAAAAGTTTGCACGTGGACGCGGATTCTCGATCAGTTACGGAGCACACGTAGGGATCGGGTCACTTCCTATCGTTCTTTTTGGTAACGAAGAACAAAAGAAAAAGTACTTACCTGAACTTGCAACAGGCGAAAAAATTGCAGCTTACGCATTAACTGAGCCAGGTTCTGGATCTGATGCACTTGGCGCAAGAACAACAGCAAAACTTAACGCTGAAGGCACTCACTATGTATTGAATGGTGAGAAGCAATGGATCACAAACTCTGCATTTGCTGATGTTTTCGTCGTATACGCAAAAATCGATGGTGAGCAGTTCACAGCATTCATCGTTGAAAGAGATTATCAAGGTGTGTCTACAGGACCAGAAGAAAAGAAGATGGGTATTAAGAGTTCCTCGACGCGTACTCTTATCTTAGAAGATGTAGAAGTGCCAAAGGAAAATCTGTTATGGGAAGCAGGAAAAGGACATCTTATCGCCTTTAACATTTTGAACATCGGCCGTTACAAGCTTGCGTTAGGTTGTGTAGGAGCTGCAAAACGAGCTTTTGAAGTATCTGTAAAATACGCGAACGAGCGTCAACAGTTCAAACGTAAGATTAGTTCTTTCAGCCTAATTCAAGAAAAACTGGCAAACATGGCTATTCAAACGTATGCTGCTGAAAGCTCTGTGTACCGAACGGTAGGTCTTTTTGAAAACCGTCTGGGCACTCTATCTGAAGAAAAGCAAAAAGATGGACGTGAGTTAGCGAAAGCAATCGCAGAGTATGCAATCGAATGTTCCCTGAACAAAGTATCCGCTTCAGAAGTGTTGGATTATGTAGTAGATGAAGGCGTTCAAATCCATGGAGGATACGGGTTTATGTCTGAATATGAGATCGAAGGTGCATACCGCGATTCTCGTATCAACCGAATCTTTGAAGGAACGAACGAGATCAACCGTTTGTTAGTACCAGGAACGCTAGTGAAAAAAGCGATGAAAAACGAGCTTCCGCTTATTCAAAAAGCTACTCAGCTTCAGCAAGAGCTCATGATGCTTATGCCTGTTGAAGTAGGTACGGAAAGCTTGGATCAAGAAAAATATCTTGTGTCTATGGCTAAGAAGATTTTCTTGATGACAGCAGGATTAACGGTTCAAAAGTTTGGACCTAAGTTAGAGCAAGAGCAAGAAGTGTTATCAAACTTGGCAGATATCATCAGTGAAGTTTACAACATGGAATCTGTTCTACTGCGTACGGAAAAAGCAATCGAAAGATCGGGAGCTGAAAAAGCAAAACAAAAACTGTTGTACACAGAAGTGTATTGCCAAGAAGCGTTCAACCGCATTGAAGCTCATGCAAAAGAATCTATCATTGCTGTTGAAGAAGGCGACATGCTCCGTATGATGTTGTCTGCGTTAAAGAAACTAACGCGCCACACACCTATTAATGTGATTAAGAAGAAGCGTGAACTAGCTGTTCAGCTTCTTGAAGAAGAACGCTATATCGTTTAA